CAGGTGACAAATCCGGTGTAGCCTTTCCCGTTTTTCCGCTCGGTCCGTGCCAGCGCATACTCTTCGCGACTGACGGGATGCAGGAAAACGGGAAAATCGCGACCGACCTGTTGATAGCCCTGCTCAAGCATGGCTTCGGGGGTGGAACCTGTCACTACCCAGTCTTTGTCTGTAACCGGCAGATTCAGCAGCGCATCACGCACCGCTCCGCCAACAAGAAACGTCTTCACGCAAAACTCCAGAGAAAAAGAAATGACCTGCACGCCGGGCACATCCCGCGCCTGAAATCAGCCGTGCATCTCATTTTATTGTTGCACAGATTCCCCGGATTGCAGACATGCCAAAAAGGGGATCCGGCGATCCCCTGCTTAAATCCGGCAGAAGGGTGTCAGTTCATCCAGCGATCGCTTTTCTTACGGCGCGGCAGCATGTGCGGCAGTAAGAGTCCCAGCAGCAGGCCGACGCCCAGCACGCCGCCGCCATACATAAACCACTGCATGATGATGGTGCGCTGCTTATCATCCAGCTGAACGTTGGCGGCGCTGACTTTCTTCTGCGCGACGATCAGCTCATTTTTCAGCTTCTGATTCTCGCCTTTCAGTCCGTTGATCACGCCGTCGCTGCTGGCGACTTTGTTCTGCATCTCAGCGGTGCGCTGATTCCAGCTGTTGTCGATGTTATCGAGTTTGGCTGTCAGATCTTTCACCTGCTGCTCAAGCTGCGGCACCCGGGTGCGCAGGCTTGGGTTCGCGCTAAGCTGCGACAGGGGGATCCAGGTGGTGCGGCCTTCCGAATCACGGATCTGGCCATAATGGGTGTCATTATTGGTCTGTAACAGCTGCACCTCTTCCCCGGCGTTCAGCTTACCGAGCAGGCGGAACTGATCGCCTGGCCCGCTACGTACCCAGGTCGAAAGCTCATCAGAAACATAGCGTTTTTCGTCGGCATGGGCAGGTGCAAGGGTGCTAAGGGCCAGCAAAGTGAGTCCAGCGAGTGTGATTTTTTTCATTCGATTTCGTTTGGCTTAGTCTGACTTAAAATTTACCGGCACAGTCTGGAGAGGCCTCGCATAAATC
This genomic window from Pantoea sp. Lij88 contains:
- a CDS encoding TIGR04211 family SH3 domain-containing protein; this encodes MKKITLAGLTLLALSTLAPAHADEKRYVSDELSTWVRSGPGDQFRLLGKLNAGEEVQLLQTNNDTHYGQIRDSEGRTTWIPLSQLSANPSLRTRVPQLEQQVKDLTAKLDNIDNSWNQRTAEMQNKVASSDGVINGLKGENQKLKNELIVAQKKVSAANVQLDDKQRTIIMQWFMYGGGVLGVGLLLGLLLPHMLPRRKKSDRWMN